A stretch of DNA from Thermodesulfobacteriota bacterium:
GACCGGCTCCCGAAGAAGGGCACAGGCGCGCCCTGGGGCCCCGTGTACGGGGAGATTCTCACCTTCGACGATCCCGAAACCCGCCTTTTGGCCATCGACCGGCTGGAGGGGTTTCACCCCGGCGGTCCCTGCCTCTACCGCCGTGTCCTGGTACCGGCACAAGTCAACGGAGCCGGTCTTCCCGCTTGGCTCTATGTGGCGGGGGATCGCTGGACTGGGAGCTTCAAAGAGCTAACTGGCGGAATTTGGCGATGAACCCGCAACTCTTTCTGAACTCCTGAGAATCCCTCGGCGGAGATCGCTATTGACATCGCTCCGTTTTATTGTATGATATATCATCTGTTGGGGAGCGTGATATGAACCTTGTTTCGTTCAGGTCCCCGTCGGATCTGAAAGGAGAACAACGTTGAATGCCCAGGCTGACATATCCCGATTAGTCCGTGAACTTCGCGAACGAACGGGGCTCACTCAGGAAAAATTCGCGGCCAAGCTCGGCGTGACCTATCCAACCATCAACCGATGGGAGAACGGTCGCGCCAAACCGTCGCCGTTGGCACTTAAACAGATCGAGGATTTGGCCCGGGGCCTGGGCGAACGGGGCGAGGACCTCCTTCAAGAGTTTTTCCCTGGAGAGGAGATCTGACATGGCAAAAGACACGAACAACGGCGCGAATCTCGGTTTCGAATCTGAACTCTGGCGTGCCGCCGACGCCCTCCGCTCCAACATGGACGCCGCTGAGTACAAGCATGTTGTCCTCGGCCTGATTTTCCTAAAGTACATCTCGGATGCCTTCGAAGAGCAACGCGCGAAGCTCGAAGCGGACCGAGCCAAGGGAGCCGACCCGGAAGACCCCGACGAGTACCGGGCCGTCAACATATTTTGGGTGCCCAAAGAGGCGCGCTGGTCCAAGCTCAAATCCGAAGCCAAGCAGCCGACCATCGGCAAGGTCATCGACGACGCCATGCTCGCCATCGAACGCGATAACCCATCGCTCAAAGGCGTGTTGCCCAAGGACTACGCACACCCGCGTCTCGACAAGCAGAGGCTTGGTCAGCTCATCGACATGGTCGGCAACATCGGTCTGGGAGATAAGGCCAACCGCTCCAAGGATATTCTCGGCCGGGTCTACGAGTATTTCCTCTCTCAGTTCGCCAGCGCCGAGGGCAAGAAGGGCGGCCAATTCTATACGCCACGTTGCGTTGTCCGTGTTCTGGTCGAAATGCTTGCCCCTTACAAGGGTCGAGTCTATGACCCGTGCTGCGGTTCCGGCGGCATGTTCGTCCAGTCGGAGAAGTTCGTCGAGGCCCACGGCGGCAAAATTGGCGACATAAGCATCTACGGCCAGGAATCCAACCACACCACCTGGCGGCTGGCCAAGATGAACCTCGCCATTCGCGGCATCGACGGCAACCTCGGCAAGGAGCACGCCGACAGCTTTCACCGGGACCTGCACCCGGACCTCAAGGCCGACTATGTCATAGCCAATCCGCCGTTCAACGACAGCGACTGGCGCGGCGAGTTGCTCAAGGACGACAAGCGATGGAAATTCGGCACACCGCCAGCCAGTAACGCGAACTTCGCCTGGGTCCAGCACTTCATCCATCACCTGGCCCCTACCGGCTTGGCGGGCTTCGTCCTGGCCAACGGCTCGATGTCCTCCAACCAGTCTGGGGAAGGTGAAATCCGCAAGGCCATCATCGAAGCCGACCTGGTCGATTGCATGGTCGCATTGCCCGGTCAGCTCTTTTACTCGACACAGATTCCCGTCTGCCTCTGGTTTATTGCCAGGCAGAAGAAGAACGGCCGATTCCGTGACCGCCGCGGAGAAACATTGTTCATCGATGCCCGCAAGCTGGGGACAATGATTGACCGTGTCCACCGCGAACTGACCGAGGAGGACATCCGCAAGATCGCCGAAACCTACCACGCCTGGCGCGGCGACAAAGATTGCAAGGTCAAGTACAAGGA
This window harbors:
- a CDS encoding class I SAM-dependent DNA methyltransferase, producing MAKDTNNGANLGFESELWRAADALRSNMDAAEYKHVVLGLIFLKYISDAFEEQRAKLEADRAKGADPEDPDEYRAVNIFWVPKEARWSKLKSEAKQPTIGKVIDDAMLAIERDNPSLKGVLPKDYAHPRLDKQRLGQLIDMVGNIGLGDKANRSKDILGRVYEYFLSQFASAEGKKGGQFYTPRCVVRVLVEMLAPYKGRVYDPCCGSGGMFVQSEKFVEAHGGKIGDISIYGQESNHTTWRLAKMNLAIRGIDGNLGKEHADSFHRDLHPDLKADYVIANPPFNDSDWRGELLKDDKRWKFGTPPASNANFAWVQHFIHHLAPTGLAGFVLANGSMSSNQSGEGEIRKAIIEADLVDCMVALPGQLFYSTQIPVCLWFIARQKKNGRFRDRRGETLFIDARKLGTMIDRVHRELTEEDIRKIAETYHAWRGDKDCKVKYKDVPGFCKSATLDDIRHHGHILTPGRYVGAAEVEDDGEPFEEKMARLTAALREQTEKSKKLDQIIWANLEDIGYGG
- a CDS encoding helix-turn-helix transcriptional regulator: MNAQADISRLVRELRERTGLTQEKFAAKLGVTYPTINRWENGRAKPSPLALKQIEDLARGLGERGEDLLQEFFPGEEI